The Juglans regia cultivar Chandler chromosome 11, Walnut 2.0, whole genome shotgun sequence genome contains the following window.
cacaatctaaatagagtagagaagagtttggaagagtcaaacacagtgagaaacgcaacttttacagtgaattgcatcaatggctggaggtaagatttcttggcgTTAAACCcttcaattctcatttctaaagtgttattccgcattagagaattttatttaagtctaacagtcCTAGGGCGTGCAACTTCAAGACAAGCCTTCATCAGGACCAAGTTTTTTTTGGCCCAATCCGGAATCTGAAAAACCGAATTTCGGTTCCGGATTTTGGGCCAAAACCCGGGTTGCAAAATCTGGATTCACCCggtacccatttttttttttttttttacaatcataatattatacaCATTTAAATTTGTAGATCTATTATGCAGTTTGCACatgctttatttttaatttttctttttacgaGTTTGTTGATAATTTGATAATGTAACACGTTGTTTCTCGGATTGGTTTGATATGGTATTCACTATACCGTAAATTTCGAactttgtttactttttttttcagacTTATGAgtattatgaggattttttcGGCAACAAAGAATTAGACAGTAACCATCTCTCAATAGATTAGGCTACATAACACATAATAATCGTACTCTGGAGTGATGCATGAGTTTTCGTACTTGGCGGCATCATCCCAATAACCCCACGTAACCAACACATTTGATAGAAGAACATAAGTTGCAGGATCATTTGGCATAACTCCAGGAGCTTCTTTGCAGAACGTAGAGCAATTTCCTTGTTTCCATGAACACGACAAGCACTTAGCAGAGCTTTTTAGACAGATGGTCCTGGGTCTATAGTATTAAAgtagtctatagtattaaagCACTCAAGTCCTTTGACCCATATACTTGCAACTAAGAAAAAACAACCAAATTCCAGTTTCCAGCGCGAGTCTGACCCGGGCTAATCCGGTCCGGATTCCAGTCCGGATTTGAAACTCGAGTTCCAGTCCAAGTATATCTAAGTTTTCGAACCGGAACCCGGATTAACAGTCTTACTTTCTCTCGATACCtgtaaatctttttttttttttttttttttatgatggatTCCTCTTTTCGTCAAGGAGCTTTACATAGGCTTGCACACCCATAACTTGCAcaaagattaattaaaaaatgataaagaataaACTTTATGGGCGACTtccaataaaacaataatatgcAAAATCCTTTCactctcacaaaaataaaagattaaaaaacaaGTTCACAGTAATTTCTTGAAAAGTTCTGCCCAACacgcacacatgcacacacaatGGGGGCGAAAATAGTGATTAAGATCGATTATCATTCCAAAGCTTATAAATTGATTGAAGTTCTCTAATAGATGATCTCATACAAGAGTACTCAACAAAGACATGAGTATGTTTGTCCCCCCTGCTTGAAACACAGATTGTCAATCTTCCGTTATAAACACCAGGCATGCCAATTTACAGAGTTATTGAGCATTTGACAAAATCCTGGTGTAGAATGCTTCTTTTCTTTGCCTTCATCGTTCCTTTTGAGAAGGCTAGCCATCTACTCCATTTCTTAAGCAATCAATGAAGGAAGAAGATGCTGTGATGTTACACTTTATCATCATGGAACCACCATCGGGTCTCCTTGGGAGATCGGCCATTTTTACAGTTCTTTACATAGCGGTCATTATCTTCAGGGCGTTGCTGCAAGCAAGGTCATGACAACAAAAGATCGATATACAAAATGAGTAAAGGGCATGTCCATCATTTACCCAGACAATGATGTACTCTCAAAAGTCAGTAACAATGGTGGCACACTAAAAGTACGACCCAATGGCTTCAAAATAGAAGGATTCAGAAGATCCTAAAAGttaaaaggaaattatgaggTCCAAACCTTCACAGTTGAGCTTGATAGCATAGAGAGAATGCTGATACAGATAGAACTAACAGTCATGGCTGGGGACCATGAGTCGTACAAAATATCTACAAAAATGCCACATTCAAGTAGTACATTAAATGTCGGTCTTGCTGCAAAGGTAATCAACAATTTctttaaggaaataaaaatggGATAGAGTTCATAAGACAGGGAGAATGATATCAAAGCACTAAAAAGCCATATAACCAAAATCAGAAGAAGTTCTGTAgaaatactttttctttttgacataATTTATCATCATCAAGTATTCCTGCTTGTTCAGACTGGTCAAGATCAGAAACTAGGTTTGAACTCACACACACTCACTCTCTCATATTTCTCTCAACAAGCGTGTAGAATAATTTACATACCATGTTTCTTTAGGAGATATTAGTCATCACTAttgccaaataaaaaaatatagtaaacaaCAAACATCAATAGCCAAAAAGATATTATGACTTTGACATCCACCAACAACAGCAACTTCAAGGCTCCCAGCATACAGTAGACATTAATATTCAAAAAGtggcataaaaataattaaacacaaATGCAAACCTAGCAATTCTGATCTTTACTCAACTACAACAATGATTCTGGAAAACTGAAATAATCTGAGCTAATGTTAGTACTATGAAAGCCAATAACAGGAAGAAATATACCTATGGTGGACACAACATACCTCAATGGCTTATTGTTACACAACATCCACCATAATAAACCTATCTCCTAATTGAAAAGTTCCACTACAGCTGACATAATATACCCCAATCAGTTATTGTTACTTCATGCTAAGACATAATGACATGCAGACGCCTTAACAGTATAAAGCCAATTAGCCCTACCCTGATTTAAGCACACCTTCATATATAATGTCTAAAATGCAAAGCAATTGCAATAGTTTtaagcttcatttttttttcgattCATTCCCAACTTTTTGGCTGCATACAGAGGTCTCTACATATAAGTCCAATTATCCACCTAAGTTTCAACTGAGTGAGTGTATGtgacacacagagagagagagagagagagatgattaaACAGCGAGTGTTGAAGTTCAGAAGTACAAATTCACCTCTGCCCGTCTGGTATAAGTCGCGAATAAGAAGGTAAAATTTCATACAACTGACATTTGTTATCTATGGGTCTTGTAATTATGGacttaaaaggaaagaaagcaaTTAAACTGCTCAAAGAAGGAAGCCAACATCTCAAAAAATCTTTCTTTACTCCTTTATGTTCCAGGACCATGGAAACGATGTTTGTGATAGCCTCGTTTCAAAGTAAGTTTTCCTTATCTCATGTTCCAGACAGGCTTAAGGCTCCATATATCTGGGGTTTAGTCCAGAGTCCCCAAGGGTGGGTCTGAAAGTCCCTGCCTTCATGAGGTTTCACATCTTAAAAAACATTGTATATTAATCTTTAACGCTTCCAGCATTTTCTAAGCATTTAATTGTGGTATTAATGTCttgcttaataaaaaaataaatagattgtaGTATCTAATGACCAATAACATTGACCTCATATTGAAAAAGTTGTGAAAATCTCTTCTTCTAGAGTAAAAGTGATGTCTAATTCATTATCAATATTACAGATGAATCGAGAACAACCATCACAGCCAGCAAAAGATTGAATAGAATTAATGCAGAAGAAAAGACACAAGAGAACTCATGCCGTAactataataaatcatatacCACATACGAAAGACCTCCAAGAAAGAGTGAACCATAACAACTCAACTTGGGAAAGTAAACTACACCATATGAAGACATATGTTATAAGACAATAAGATACTGTCCAAAGATGATATGCTAACAAGGGGGCAAAAAAGACAGAAACACGAGAGCAATAAAATTACCTAAACAAATATGGCCGTTGCTATATATATGAGGATGCAGTGGAGCAGGATGCAGAAATATAACCTGTAAACACGCCACAAGAATCAATATAAAACGACAAAACGTCAtcacaaatagaaaaaaaatagtaatttaattCTACCCAGGTTAaatacaagttataaaattaaaaggagTTTAAGCAGACCTGCGGGGCTTCCATTGGGTAATGCTCAGGAAAGTCGACCTGAAGTTGATAAGTTTCATTTGCATACAGAGTTCCTGGAGCTCCATTAACTTCAATAACCCACCTTTTGGATCCAAAATTCCCAATAACAACTCAATTTCAACAAACTAACTAAAGCTTGAAAATataggaattaaaaaaaaaaaaaaagggacggGAAGGAAAAGGAAACTTCGTGagaagaatataaaaataaacgaaaagaCATCAAATTCAGATTATGAACCCTAAACTTTACTTTGTGTAATAATCTTTTTTCCTTGGTTTTCACAGCAGCCAAACAGAGGTAATATTGTATTGATCAATGCATAAAATCCCAAAGAAGagattataatgaaaaaaaaaaacctttggagGTTGTCGGTAACTTTGTGTTTGAAACCGGCGGGAGGATTGACCTGCCACTCGACAAGCTCCTTCTGGAGGCGATTGCAAGCAATTTTACTCAAAGCCTAAAAGCATCGaaatacaaaacataaaatacaatcagattatcaagaaaaaataaataaaaaaaatcagaaaaacacGCACCCACCCATATTGAcatacaaaattacaattgttttttgtattctctaaacacatatatttatgaAGCGTATTTGTGAAGTGGGAAGATTATGGCAAACCTTGCGAGAGGCGGCTGAGGAGCTGGTCATGGCTCAACTCTACAATGGCGGAGAATTTGAGAGCGAGAGACAcagagacaaagagagagagagagagaggagagagagagcgagagatgGTTGTGGAGTTTGACGAAATGGACAAAGAGGACGAGCGACggtttatttatcttttaggTCCGTTTGGACGGTGAATATCACTTTATtagaattgttttaaatttctacctaaactataataaataatttaatttttttaatttttaaaataataataatattttatttaattttcaatttttatatcaattatcttatctcatatcttatcttatatctTATCTTGCCATGGATGGTTTTCTTCATGCTGAGTCTGCTGACAAGCCACCATCGAGACGGCGTCGTTAAATGGGCACCATATAAACAAATCCTCTCTACCTTTTAACGACATTACATAACCTctgtaacaaaaattaaaatgacctaaccttttttcatttaaaacaaacaaaaaacaaaaaatatttattccaATAGATATAggatttatttcaaaaatacatatgaTACATACTTTCAGATacaagttttttaattaattatcagtttatacatatatatatatagtaatcctAAAAAGATTTACTGAAATACATCAGTATCGAAATATTCCGTTTCAGtactttaaactaaaataatcACTGAAAcagaatttaaaacattaaatcATAAACACAAAATTATGATTGATTATGAATAAGTTgctttatttaaataaaatagattatttatattatattttataactttatctaaaaattctatcattttcttaatatatttacatagtTTGTATCTACATATATTAACAATTAGCTAGACGTATAAGGATTCAAGTGATATGTTGAGGATTCAAGAGTAAAGAACATAATTTGCTATAATctctttgaatattttaaatattctcattaTACGTATTAGAGAATCCTTATACGTAAACACtacgtaatcattttgaaaaagagtggatcttactatttaaaaattaattttttttttcatatagatcctatattttattcacttttttcaaaataattacgtgacggttgcacaattcacgattgtaaatatcttttctcaactTAAAATCCAACTCAATCAAAAGTTCGAGCTCGCATggtgttcaaataaaaaataataataaaaaaataatgatataatattaaataataataaaaagtaggtaaaattaaaataataataaataatagtgaggtattctcaaAATACTTTATGTATTCTCGGTACCCAAACTAGAAGTCTCATAGATTTGAGAGGTGGGTGGATAGAAACTTTCTGTTGAACCCTTTTGCTTTGTGCAAGCTTGTTTTTTGTTCCAATTCCTAGTTATGCAGCTACCATGAAATACGGAACCCAAATTTTTCAAGTATCTTTACCATTTCGGTATCTTTTAATGCACGTGACTCGACCGAGGGCGAAGCCAAATTGAGTCATATAAcatttattgagcatttgaCGCTACTCGAAAAATTAGATGGGTTGATAAATGCTGCATGGCCAACTTCATATGGCTAGCTATCTTTATCCCACTTGAGACCCTAAAGTTGggcaagaaattaattaaggaaaTCGCTTTCCCTGCTAAAATTTGATTGCTGTGCTGCATTATTATTcttatcttttctttctctaaagGAAGACCATTAAagataaagaaagaagaaagaagaaaggatcTGGCAGCGTGAATAAGACAAATACAAATAAgattttgatgaaagaaaagTTATTATTCCTCTAAGTATTGCTTCTGCTCGTCAAATCCTGATGCCTTTGAGCAATGCATCTTTGTTTAAAGGCATCCGGGCAAGGAAAGTTTCACCAAAAACAATTTCTGAGTAAAAGATTACTGAACATGGACACGTGAAAGTAGGCAGAACagattgattttaatggcaagATAAATAGATTGATTTCTACCCTATGTATGATTTTAGATCCTATCCGTCAGAAATTTATGCGATGACTTGGGTCAAAATGTCCCCTACAGATGTCATGTTTGACTGAAATGCACTCACTATATATAGATGTTGATCCAACCAAGGTGCCCCTGCAAGAGACTAGGTTAGGCTAAAATGCCACTACTACCACATATTTGAAGTGACTAAAATacaaatatcaaatcaaattaaacaaaaacatCCCTTATCCAAATCAAACCATTTGATGATAACCAGAAATCTCCATAATAAACTTTATCTTCAACTTCTCTCGCACTCCCCACTCTTCAtctatcatcttcttctttttcattcttatgTTATTTCTCTTATCATTCTGCTACAGACTTCTTCTTCTCCAGAGAAATTTCATAGCCATGTTTGTTCGTCGACCATGGCACGAGCCACGACAGACATGGACGACTGCATCGACATGACCTAATCTGACAACAACATGACCCGCAATGGAAATAACTAGAAATATCTTCACTTTCACACCAGAGACCCATGGCGTTAATGGCATCGCCGTGGGTCAAAAATGAAGGTTTCTTATGTGTATTTTGCCATCGACTTGATGGTTCTAAGATGgagattttttatatgtatttgtgtCATCGGCTTGATGGTTCTTAATTGAAGTTTTTTTCTAGAAGAAAATTGAAGACTAGTaatgttaacgtcgtgtttcgcacacctttggGTCAAGTTccgacaactcaggtcttcgaAAACGGTCCCTGCACAAGGTAGAAAAGACTATGGTTTTgagagggtggccttggggcTGGGTAacctccaatgccaaagttaataaatattcttggaaGGTAGCAATAGAgcctagggatcagagagagtaTTCTCATACCTGAGATCTACTATTTACACTACAAGTCTGAGGAGTAGATTGTGCCTGCTTTCATGAAGTTCGTGTCCCCGTATTGTTCCTTTTTCCAGGGTCtttaaatgcggcgtggctcGGCGACAGCAatattaatgtggcgtgttgtcCAGGTGGCAGAACCATAAATATGGCGTGGTTCTCCAACCTCCGCTCTCAGTTTGCATTCCCTCTACTTCGTTCATACCTTCTTTGTCAATAGATCAACGGTCCCTCCTATATCACGCATGTTGTGCAGGCGGGCACTCGAGGACTAGACACTACTCGAGGGGTCCTCTGATcgacgagtctcatcccctgcCCATCCATCCAACAAGCCATGTACAGAGGAGCCTCCTAGTGGGCCAGGTTAATGGCTTTCTGCTAGGGCCTCTTGGGCCTTGTGGGGAAAATCTCCTTATAGTTACCCCACTAATTCTCACCAGACACATACAGTGAGAATTTATCATGATTCGCTTCTGCCTTCTTATCAAGGTTGGGAACCCTATTTAGGTTTTTTGAGGTCTGGGAAGCTTCTGCGGATTGGCATTTCTGACAGGGTCTCTATCTTCTATGATGGGCTCACCttttcatgacatattttcaaCCTCATTAATGAAGAGGTGTTAGGCAACTTTTCATGTTTGCGTCACTTCGTAAACCACATTCCCCGAATCTAAAACGGCAAGTATCCCTGTTGCCAAGGTACATGAGATTCTAATTGTTACCTTCTTTTTATAAAACGTGGGAGTGGGACCTGGTTTCCACTCACTGCGTTGTAATTGTCCCGCTATTCTAGTTTtcttgattcttcttcttttctctgaCCAATCTTCCTCGCTACTTCGTGTTCTAGTGATGGCCTCCGAAACATCTGTTCAACCCAATGTTTTTGGCGGGGGCTCCGCTGATACTGGGCAGCTAATTTTAGGCAACGGGTGGAGTTCGACTACCAACAAACCGACGCTAGCCTCCTTAGCCCTCACCTACTAAGTACCAGAGTCTGCTTCCATCGAAGTTCCTGGCTCCGATGAAGGCGTCGTCGATGCAGAGGGCCATTCCACTAAGGGTGACCCTATGCCCTTCCATGTTTGCATGTGGCTTGAGACTATTATTCCCTCGTACTGTTCATGACTTTCTGGATCGCCTTGGCTTGGCCCCTTCCCAACTACACCCGAATCCCTGGAGATTACTGATGTGTTGCAGCATTATCTTGCGGCGGGCTTTGTTAGAATCCTTCCCAGATGACGCGAACCTTACTAGTCATGAGTTTCTTCTTGCCCATAGGGTACTACATTTAAAGGAGAATGTATGCAGCTTCAAGGCATCCCATGCTCTAGTCACCTTGGAGCCGTGATACCGCAAAATGAAAGATTGGTCCCACaaattcttcttctcatctGGTCGTGGATGAGAGTTTCCGGTAGGCCAGGTGAACAGCCGAGAGTTTCCAAAACGGACAGACTGGGGAAAAGTTCCGAAAGACAAGGTTGTGCATCTGACAGCCACCCCTTACGAAGTGAAGCGCATTGCGGTGGTGCGAGAATGGGTGCAGAACCATCCCGACAGTATTTTTTCCGAGATCCTCTTTTTCGAGGAGAGTTTGAGGAGCTCTCTGCCTCCCTTGGGACACCTTCCCTCTGATGATAGGTCGGTTGCTATGCGGCCCCAAGTTGCTCAGCTTTAGAAGCCTTCCTCGGACCTTCCTCTATGTGATAAAGGGAAGAAAGTTCATCGAGAGAGTGTTCGAGCAGAGGATAGGCCCCTTCCCAGGGTACAAGACCCCTTAACGTGGGACCGGCTACCTTGGAGGCTAGCCATCCCATTACAGCGGCAGTTCCAACTCCAGTTACGGCAGGCGAGCTGGCGAGCAGTCTTCCTGTGGCGCCTCTTCCGGTGGTAACTATTGAGGCATCCGAGGGTGACGTCGAGATGGACGCCCTCCTCCAAAGTATTTTTGCAGCTACCACTCCTGATGAGGGACAACATTCTTCTTCATGGATCTCTCCTCCTTCTTCGTCTCGTTCAGTCATCAGGAGTCACTCTCTTGAGGCGGCTGATGAAGGGGTGGAGGCTACTTCTAGCAACCGTGCGGAGGTAGAGGGTAGGTCTCCTCCAAACATTGCAATCCTCGAGGCTTTGAAGAGTCTCGATGCGGATTCTCTTGTTCAAGCCGCACTCCCAGAGAGGGGGAGTTCATTTGTGCATATTCCAGCTGACGATGGTCCGAGGAGTCCAGCCATCGACCCACTCTTCCAGGTGGAGTTCCACAAAGGTGACAGCTCCATAGGTGATATAGCCGGTGAGGGTCCGCATGATGAACCACTCACCCAGGCCGAGTATCCAGTGGGGGACGACTCTCTTCCGGATGTTGTGATAGACCCCCCGTCTGGGGGGTTTGAGCGGGGACACGCCTGCTCCCCCTGAAGTCTTGCGGAATTGCCTGAGTTTGCAGATCATGCGGGGGCCCTTCCTTCCCTATCCCAGCTAGCCATGGAGGGGAGCCAAGAGGAAACCATTGGTCGAGTTGTTGAATGCTTGTTGGGTTTTTTCCAAGAGGTTTGATAGTCTCTTTCCTgctttccacttttttttttctttccatttttcttaGTCTTTCCTTTATGTTGCCAGGGTACTTCTCAACTTGTGGCTTTCATCGTGGATGATCAGGAGGCCATCGTTCAGTGGAGCTTGGACCGTACTCGCGGTGAAAAAGAGGAGAGGGAACAGTTGAAGTGCGAACTCGAGAGGACGAGACTCGACCTATCGGACGAGCACAACAGAGCAAAGAAGCTGGAGCGTCGTCAAAGGAAACACAAGTAGAAGTGGGAAGAGAAGAAAACCTGATTGGGGTGGCTTAACCAAAGTCTACAGGGCGACTTATCTCGAGCATGGGAGGAGAAGGACTGGTTGGAGCAATTGAACCAAAGTCTTCAAGATGCCTCCCTCTCCCTACAAGGGCAGTTGAGGTGGTTCCTGAAACTTCATGACGAGGTGTGGGGTCATTGAGGGCCGCAAGTAAATGCAGGCATTCCTTCTATAGAGTCTGGAGCTGTGTTCAAGATCTTTCACCAAGTACCTTCAGCGGCTTGTGCTTGTCAAAATTCCCACCGATGAGGCATCCTTTCAAACCAACCATGACCTGCAAAGGAAAGAGATGTCGGATGCTTTCCCTGGTCTAGTCGCACCTGCGCCGGCATTTGTGGAGCAGGCCAACCTTGCTTCTGTGGTCGCTGAGACCAATGCTCCTAGCGCCCAGGCTTAAAGACTTTATTTGTTTCGCTATACTCTCTCCTTTGTTTTTACACATGTATCCACATTTTGTCGCTCAGaggcttgtatatatatacatactgaCTAATGCAATATCTTATTTGTCATGTCTCGCATTTAcctatttttcctttcttctttttatttttgggtggcCGACCTAGGGGACCATGGTGAAGGGGTTCATAGAGCTCCTACCTACCCTGCTAGCCAGTCATGCTGCCCTTGCTTATCCTCTATGGATAGTCACTCTCGGAATATGgccatcattttaatttttatttgagcGGCCGTGCCCGGTCATGCCATTGAAGTTTCTTGGCCCACCCCACTGGCGTCTGGTTTAACCTTTCCGACCCCGCTAGTTGTTTAGCCTTTTGTTCATGTCTCTAATACTGGTTTCCTTcggtcttttttctttttctttttctctttccttttctatttcttttgcGCTCTGTGCAAGCTTCTGGGTTCTGAAAGCGACCACGGATTGTTAGGCTGACCTGCCTTGTTAACTATTTAGCACCATTAGGCTGGGTAATGGCTAAAGGCCCAGCAGGCTCTAAGTAATGGGAATAAATCCCTTATAGTTACCTTGTTAATTCTTTCCAGACGAGTccgaaaaaaattcttcttatctcCTTCGGCCATATGCCCTATCAAGTTCTCGGCCTGCCTAGTCACATGTTGAGTGACCGTTCACATTTTGCATACGTGGCAACACAATGCCAGTTACATTTCTGCATTAAATGGAGCCCCTTCGATTTTTGCATCATGGCTTCATTTTCAGTGGCATTAATTATGCACATCGTATTAATAGATATGCTCTGCAGCGATTGCGATAATCAAGGGATTACGGTTCTCTGGGAGGGCACGTGGTGATTCGTGGAGTTATGGTGCCCCGGGAGGCTAAACGTCAACCCCATCTCTATATAAGGACCCTTCTCTATGTTAGGAAATCCATTATACTCACTTCtgtcttttctcttttattttgcgACTCTTACTTTACTACTTGAGTTCTCAgttcttttgttttcctttgctCTCCTTCTGAAATTCCTttgcattttcttctatttgctCCGAAAAAGTCTTTACACCCTAGTGGGCGACAGGTCCTTTGGTGGCACTCAGGCCACTGCTGGCAATGGTGGTCTGAGCGCCAGAGGGTGGAACCGCcaattaggggtgtcaaatcgtgttaacggggtcgtgttcgtgtcgtgtcagagtatatatattacagttaatgggtcaacacgaacacgacctgttaagggtttcgtgtcaaaattctaaacacgacacgacacgacccgttatgacacattaggaaataaattgacacgacacgatccgacccgtttcaacccgtttacattAATGGATTGAACTGACACGATATGACACAATCCGAAACGACCCGTTTTATcccattataaattttaaatataaataatatctaaaaaaaaaaaaactacaagtctaaagactaaaattacaatccaaacaaatatccacacacattgtaacaatatattaaaattacatctcaaatatgataaacaaaacacacatagtaaatatattaatattacaatcccaaatataataaaaattaaaaacacaaatctaaacaaatctagAAGATGAAGAATGAGGTGGAGCGTCCTCCAAGCCCTTGTCCTTGTTGTTCTCCAACTCCATTACATATTCAGTTAACTTGTCcaatttaacttcttcttgtatttctattaaaaaaaagacatcagtaaagttttatattattgaaaaattacagtcatttatttaataaaatactataatattaccttGCTCTTCACCATATAACCAATCTCTAGTGCAAACTAATACTTCAACAATATCTGCTTTTAGTGCACTTCTAAACTGATCAATGATACGCCCACCAACACTAAAAGTAGATTCAGATGCAACTGTAGAAACTGGAATACTCAAAATGTCACGAGCCATACGAGCAAGATCAGGATAAcgaaattcatttcct
Protein-coding sequences here:
- the LOC108992052 gene encoding probable ubiquitin-conjugating enzyme E2 16; protein product: MTSSSAASRKALSKIACNRLQKELVEWQVNPPAGFKHKVTDNLQRWVIEVNGAPGTLYANETYQLQVDFPEHYPMEAPQVIFLHPAPLHPHIYSNGHICLDILYDSWSPAMTVSSICISILSMLSSSTVKQRPEDNDRYVKNCKNGRSPKETRWWFHDDKV